Proteins encoded in a region of the Spiroplasma endosymbiont of Amphimallon solstitiale genome:
- a CDS encoding transposase-like zinc-binding domain-containing protein, producing MNKNTVKEILNNLSDKDFIEIFRENKTRIKQIEKKEKFEAVEQKFKEKGIQCPDCSSFLCTKYGSKDYKQRYKCKSCNITFHAFKNHYFYWSHLSHDQWDLLIQIATLGQSAYIISQFINTTNKTFNYVEKYGWPKIIHQFTLKILFLIKNLLKVTLFSVKIL from the coding sequence ATGAATAAAAATACAGTAAAAGAAATTTTAAATAATTTGTCTGATAAAGATTTTATTGAGATTTTTAGAGAAAATAAAACTAGAATTAAACAAATTGAGAAAAAAGAAAAATTTGAAGCAGTCGAACAAAAATTCAAAGAGAAAGGGATTCAATGTCCAGATTGTAGTTCTTTTTTGTGTACTAAATATGGTAGTAAAGATTATAAGCAAAGATATAAATGTAAAAGTTGTAATATTACTTTTCATGCTTTTAAAAATCATTATTTTTATTGAAGTCATTTATCTCATGATCAATGAGATTTATTGATACAAATAGCTACTTTAGGTCAATCTGCTTACATTATTTCTCAATTTATTAATACTACAAATAAAACTTTTAATTATGTAGAAAAGTATGGATGACCAAAAATTATTCATCAATTTACACTTAAAATATTATTTTTAATTAAAAATTTGTTAAAAGTAACATTATTTAGTGTAAAAATTCTCTAA
- a CDS encoding NADP-dependent glyceraldehyde-3-phosphate dehydrogenase, which produces MTNNIIKYQSLINGELYENGNWISVINPTTNKIAGQVPALTKVEIKKVYESAKFAQKNWEQMPILKRISFLNSWKQLIIRDKLILAELMTNEIAKGTKAACSEIDRTVEYIEYTLQEALRLHPESYTGDSWGSMNKLAIFEYVPKGIVLAISPFNYPINLSVSKIFPALVTGNSVVFKPATQGSLVGLHLAKLAKEANIPNGVFNAISGKGSEIGDSLVENEAINVISFTGSAVVGNRISQKSLKADLILELGGKDPAIVLNDADLEDTATKIIKGAFSYSGQRCTAIKRVLVQRTISSKLIPILKEKVEKLTVGLPTDDCDITPVIDQPTIDNAKKLIKDALDKGANCLIGNKFKENLMWPTIIIDVTTKMNLAWEEPFAPLLPIIIFDEVKEAINIANDSQYGLQASVFTTNINSAMSIAKLLEVGSVNINDQSQRGPDHFFFVGVKDSGLGVQGIRPSLLAFTRPKGIVINWKTKI; this is translated from the coding sequence ATGACAAATAATATTATTAAATATCAATCTCTAATTAATGGTGAGTTATATGAAAATGGTAATTGAATATCAGTTATCAACCCCACTACTAATAAAATAGCAGGCCAAGTTCCTGCCTTAACTAAAGTTGAAATTAAAAAAGTATATGAATCTGCAAAATTTGCTCAAAAAAATTGAGAACAAATGCCTATTTTAAAAAGAATTTCTTTTTTAAATTCTTGAAAACAATTAATTATTCGCGATAAATTAATACTTGCTGAATTAATGACCAATGAAATTGCTAAAGGCACAAAAGCGGCTTGCAGTGAAATTGATAGAACAGTTGAATATATTGAATATACTTTACAAGAAGCATTACGTCTTCATCCTGAATCTTATACAGGTGATAGTTGAGGAAGTATGAACAAATTAGCTATTTTTGAATACGTACCAAAAGGAATTGTTCTTGCTATTTCCCCTTTTAATTATCCGATAAATTTATCAGTCTCTAAAATATTTCCAGCACTTGTGACTGGTAATAGTGTTGTTTTTAAACCTGCAACACAAGGATCATTGGTGGGATTACACTTAGCTAAATTAGCCAAAGAAGCTAACATTCCTAATGGTGTTTTTAATGCTATAAGTGGTAAAGGTAGTGAAATTGGTGATAGTTTAGTTGAAAATGAAGCAATTAATGTTATTTCTTTTACTGGTAGTGCTGTTGTTGGTAATCGTATTTCACAGAAATCTTTAAAAGCTGATTTGATTTTAGAATTAGGAGGTAAAGATCCAGCAATAGTGCTTAATGATGCTGATCTTGAAGATACAGCAACCAAAATCATTAAAGGTGCATTTAGTTATTCAGGACAACGCTGTACTGCTATTAAAAGAGTGTTAGTACAAAGAACAATTAGTAGCAAATTAATTCCAATTTTAAAAGAAAAAGTTGAAAAATTAACTGTTGGTTTGCCCACAGATGATTGTGATATTACTCCTGTTATTGATCAACCAACAATTGATAATGCTAAAAAATTAATTAAAGATGCTTTAGATAAAGGAGCCAATTGTTTAATTGGTAATAAATTTAAAGAAAATTTAATGTGACCAACTATTATTATTGACGTAACAACAAAAATGAATTTAGCATGAGAAGAACCTTTTGCGCCATTGTTGCCGATTATTATTTTTGATGAAGTAAAAGAAGCAATTAATATTGCAAATGATTCACAATATGGTTTACAAGCTTCTGTTTTTACTACTAATATTAATAGTGCAATGAGTATTGCTAAATTATTAGAAGTTGGAAGTGTTAATATTAACGATCAGTCACAACGTGGTCCCGATCACTTTTTTTTTGTTGGTGTTAAGGATTCAGGTCTTGGCGTACAAGGTATTCGTCCTTCGTTACTTGCTTTTACTAGACCAAAAGGGATTGTTATTAATTGAAAAACAAAAATTTAA
- a CDS encoding L-lactate dehydrogenase: MAKRKIVLVGCGAVGSSFIYSAINQGLAQEYVLIDAFEGIAEGNAIDFADCQAALDHPFISIKAGNYSDCKDADIIVITAGRPQKDGEARLNMVADNAKIMKSIALEIKKSGFKGVTIIASNPVDIMTNVYQKITQFDYHQVLGSGTILDTLRLQYLIGEKIAVNPKSVAAYVIGEHGDSSMIPWSSVSVGNKTIYQQITEGRIKEKDLEELRKEVAQRAYKIIKLKRATFYGIGAALALLVRNILEGQNHVLVAGAYLQGEYGQQGFYIGVPTILYEKGWKRVVQLPLTKEEQTAFDKSCAIIKETLETAFAAIK, encoded by the coding sequence ATGGCAAAACGAAAAATTGTCCTTGTTGGATGTGGAGCTGTTGGTAGTAGTTTTATTTACAGTGCCATTAATCAAGGTTTAGCACAAGAATATGTATTAATTGATGCTTTTGAAGGTATAGCTGAGGGTAATGCGATTGATTTTGCTGATTGTCAAGCAGCTTTAGATCATCCTTTTATTTCAATTAAGGCAGGAAATTACAGCGATTGTAAAGATGCTGATATTATTGTTATTACTGCTGGAAGACCACAAAAAGATGGTGAAGCAAGATTAAATATGGTAGCAGATAATGCCAAAATTATGAAGAGCATTGCTTTAGAAATTAAAAAATCAGGATTTAAAGGTGTTACTATTATTGCATCTAATCCTGTTGATATAATGACAAATGTTTATCAAAAAATTACACAATTTGATTATCATCAAGTATTAGGTTCTGGTACAATTTTAGATACCTTACGTTTACAATATTTAATTGGAGAAAAAATTGCAGTTAATCCAAAGTCAGTTGCTGCTTATGTAATTGGTGAACATGGTGATTCTTCAATGATTCCTTGAAGTTCGGTTTCGGTAGGTAATAAAACTATTTATCAACAAATTACTGAAGGTAGAATTAAAGAAAAAGATTTAGAAGAATTAAGAAAAGAAGTAGCACAAAGAGCTTATAAAATTATTAAATTAAAACGTGCAACTTTTTATGGTATTGGTGCAGCATTGGCATTATTAGTAAGAAATATCCTTGAAGGACAAAATCACGTTTTAGTAGCAGGTGCTTATTTACAAGGAGAATATGGACAACAAGGTTTTTATATTGGTGTACCAACAATACTTTACGAAAAAGGTTGAAAAAGAGTAGTTCAGTTACCATTAACGAAAGAAGAGCAAACGGCATTTGATAAATCTTGTGCAATTATTAAAGAAACTTTAGAAACAGCTTTTGCTGCTATTAAATAA
- the parE gene encoding DNA topoisomerase IV subunit B — translation MANKPKSSVYNESSIQILEGLEAVRKRPGMYIGSTDNRGLHHLVWEIVDNGIDEALAGFCTSIVVTINVDKSVTVEDNGRGVPTGMHASKKSTPEVIYTVLHAGGKFDTNSYKTSGGLHGVGASVVNALSNWMIVTIHRDKKIHEIKFKNGGKIDQSLKVIGSTYKSGTRVQFLPDFHRVFLGCDWNVHLFEQHLRESAFLINDLSIQLIDKRTGTEETFHYENGLVAFMQYLNKDKKNLSPIVSLKGKQNNIDVEIVLQYTEDYSETLVGFANNVKTVDGGSHLVGFKSGLTKAINEYARKQELLKAKDKNLEGNDLREGLVAIVSLRIPENLIQYEGQTKGKLGTPEARIVVDNIVNERFSFWLYENSDAAKKIIDKAIKARDIRNALRKERESLRNKSKDTQKFLVGKLVPAQSKNPNINELFLVEGDSAGGSAKSGRDRKFQAILPLKGKVINAEKTKVIDLFNNEEISMIINAIGAGVGNEFSIENCNYNKVIIMTDADTDGAHIQILLLTFFYRYMRDLITSGNIYIALPPLFKISFKEEEQEKHVYVWNDLELKDKVETIKGKYDLQRYKGLGEMNAEQLWETTMDPNVRQLIKITIEDALSAETEIQILMGDKPEKRRKWIEENISFEASDY, via the coding sequence TCTACTGATAATCGTGGTCTTCATCATCTAGTTTGAGAAATTGTTGATAATGGTATTGATGAAGCATTAGCTGGCTTTTGTACTAGTATTGTTGTTACTATTAATGTTGATAAGTCAGTTACTGTTGAAGACAATGGTCGTGGTGTTCCAACTGGTATGCATGCTTCAAAAAAAAGTACTCCCGAAGTTATTTATACGGTTTTACATGCTGGTGGAAAATTTGACACTAATAGTTATAAAACCTCGGGTGGTTTACATGGTGTTGGTGCTTCAGTAGTAAATGCTTTAAGTAATTGAATGATTGTTACTATTCATCGTGATAAAAAAATTCATGAAATTAAATTTAAAAATGGTGGTAAGATTGATCAAAGTTTAAAAGTGATTGGTAGCACTTATAAATCAGGAACTAGGGTACAATTTTTACCTGATTTTCATCGTGTTTTTCTAGGTTGTGATTGAAATGTTCATTTATTTGAACAACATTTACGTGAAAGTGCTTTTTTAATTAATGATTTAAGTATTCAATTAATTGATAAGAGGACAGGTACTGAAGAAACTTTTCATTATGAAAATGGCTTAGTTGCTTTCATGCAATATTTAAATAAAGATAAAAAAAATTTATCACCAATTGTTAGTTTAAAAGGTAAACAAAATAATATTGACGTTGAAATTGTATTACAATATACGGAAGATTATAGTGAAACGTTAGTAGGGTTTGCCAATAATGTTAAAACTGTTGATGGTGGAAGTCATTTAGTTGGTTTTAAAAGTGGTTTAACGAAAGCTATTAATGAATATGCAAGAAAACAAGAATTATTAAAAGCAAAAGATAAAAATTTAGAAGGTAATGATTTGCGAGAAGGTTTGGTTGCTATTGTTTCGTTGCGTATTCCTGAAAATTTAATTCAATATGAAGGTCAAACAAAAGGTAAATTAGGAACGCCCGAAGCAAGAATTGTTGTTGATAATATTGTTAATGAAAGATTTTCATTTTGACTTTACGAAAATAGTGATGCTGCTAAAAAAATTATTGATAAAGCCATTAAGGCTCGTGATATTCGTAATGCTTTAAGAAAAGAACGTGAATCATTGCGTAATAAAAGTAAAGATACGCAAAAATTTTTAGTAGGTAAATTGGTGCCTGCACAAAGTAAAAATCCTAATATTAATGAATTATTTTTAGTGGAAGGAGATTCCGCTGGTGGCAGTGCCAAGTCAGGTCGTGATCGTAAGTTCCAAGCGATATTACCGTTAAAAGGAAAAGTAATTAATGCCGAAAAAACTAAAGTAATTGATCTTTTTAATAATGAGGAAATTAGTATGATTATTAATGCGATTGGTGCTGGTGTTGGTAACGAATTTAGTATTGAAAATTGTAATTATAATAAAGTCATTATTATGACTGATGCCGATACTGATGGTGCCCATATTCAAATTTTATTACTAACTTTTTTCTATCGTTATATGCGAGATTTAATTACTTCGGGTAATATTTATATTGCATTACCGCCTTTATTTAAAATTTCTTTTAAAGAAGAAGAGCAAGAGAAACATGTATATGTTTGAAATGATTTAGAATTAAAAGATAAAGTTGAAACAATTAAAGGTAAATATGACCTGCAACGTTATAAAGGTTTAGGAGAAATGAATGCTGAACAATTATGAGAAACAACTATGGATCCAAATGTCCGTCAATTAATTAAAATTACTATTGAGGATGCTCTATCAGCAGAAACAGAAATTCAAATATTAATGGGTGATAAACCAGAAAAAAGACGAAAATGAATTGAAGAAAATATTTCTTTTGAAGCTAGTGATTATTAA
- the parC gene encoding DNA topoisomerase IV subunit A codes for MNSKEEIQQNNEQILSYPIDDIVAERFGRYAKYIILERALPDVRDGLKPVQRRILHAMNDLGLTNDKAYKKAARVVGEVIGKYHPHGDTAVYAAMCRMAQEWKVAWPLVQMHGNKGSIDGDNPAAMRYTEARLSLISELLLKDIKKNTVSLIKNFDESETEPTVLPAYFPNLLVNGASGIAVGMATNIPPHNLQEVINAIVMRINNPQCNLSELMRVIKGPDFPTGGIIQGIKGIKEAYRSGKGRIAIRAKTHVNNEGEIPQIIITEIPFEVIKQDLIKKIDDVKTLAKIHGIKEVRDETDRFGLRIVIDLVEDSKPQEILNYLFKNTNLQIYYNFNLVAIANKKPVQMSLINMLDFYINHQIDVVTKRSQYDLTQLERRLEIVNGLVIALSEVDKVIKIIRTSTDRMQAKLNLISAFNFTDIQAEAIVQLRLYRLTATDIQSLVLEKADIESKIIVLQEILNNENSLRQVIITELEQINSHFSGLRKSQIQGEISEITIDEKATLRQENVFVSISYDGWIKVISSKVFLQNLDNQDFGRKPNDVIIGGAMFNNFNNLLFFTNKGNYFLIPIFKLEENKWKDNGIHVNKLCKLEGNEKIISVAQVNSFEQPNVNIVVATRYGLIKRMPLLELATTRFNKTAKYVKLKENDSVISVNSSTGHDFIVISTRKGMTLKYLETKVPLLTKTATGVKALKINSEEDEVVGMACGNSNDIYAMLTSVGTIKRMLFNTIEQTSRTTKGNKVIKVPKSKSISIIKTFLSPATSFINILTKKEKWLVIKASDINLSKVNEGTGKVVADDIIAGGNNLVIDLKTDVIDTDISSISENFFNFVEK; via the coding sequence ATGAATAGTAAAGAAGAGATTCAACAAAATAATGAACAAATTTTATCTTATCCTATTGATGATATTGTTGCAGAACGTTTTGGTCGATATGCCAAATATATTATTTTAGAACGAGCATTGCCCGATGTCCGTGATGGTTTGAAACCAGTTCAACGTCGAATTTTGCATGCTATGAATGATTTGGGTTTAACCAATGATAAAGCATATAAAAAAGCAGCTCGTGTTGTTGGAGAAGTAATTGGTAAATATCATCCTCATGGTGATACAGCGGTTTATGCTGCGATGTGTAGAATGGCACAAGAGTGAAAGGTAGCATGACCATTAGTACAAATGCATGGTAATAAAGGTTCAATTGATGGTGATAATCCTGCTGCGATGCGATATACAGAAGCGCGTTTATCATTAATTTCAGAATTATTATTGAAGGATATTAAGAAAAATACTGTTAGTTTAATTAAAAATTTTGATGAATCAGAAACAGAACCAACAGTTTTACCTGCCTATTTTCCAAATTTATTAGTAAATGGTGCTTCTGGAATTGCTGTTGGAATGGCAACTAATATTCCACCTCATAATTTACAAGAAGTAATTAATGCAATTGTCATGAGAATTAATAATCCACAATGTAATTTAAGCGAATTAATGCGTGTTATTAAGGGTCCTGACTTTCCAACCGGAGGAATTATTCAAGGTATTAAAGGTATTAAAGAAGCTTATCGTTCTGGTAAAGGACGAATTGCAATTCGTGCTAAAACTCATGTTAATAATGAAGGTGAAATTCCACAAATAATTATTACCGAAATTCCATTTGAAGTTATTAAACAAGATTTGATTAAAAAAATTGATGATGTTAAAACATTAGCAAAAATTCATGGTATTAAAGAAGTACGTGATGAAACGGATCGTTTTGGTTTACGAATAGTTATTGATTTAGTAGAAGATAGTAAACCGCAAGAAATTTTAAATTATTTATTTAAAAATACCAATTTACAAATTTATTATAACTTTAATTTAGTAGCAATTGCTAACAAAAAACCAGTACAAATGAGTTTAATTAATATGTTAGATTTTTATATTAATCATCAAATTGATGTTGTTACTAAGCGTTCACAATATGACTTAACACAATTAGAACGAAGATTAGAGATTGTTAATGGTTTAGTTATTGCATTAAGTGAAGTTGATAAAGTAATTAAAATTATTAGAACATCAACTGACCGTATGCAAGCAAAATTAAATTTAATATCAGCTTTTAATTTTACTGATATTCAAGCAGAAGCAATTGTACAATTGCGTTTGTATCGTTTAACTGCTACTGATATTCAATCATTAGTTTTAGAAAAAGCAGATATTGAAAGTAAAATTATTGTTTTACAAGAAATTCTTAATAATGAAAATTCACTACGTCAAGTTATTATTACTGAGTTAGAACAAATTAATTCTCATTTTTCTGGATTAAGAAAATCACAAATTCAAGGTGAAATTTCTGAAATTACAATTGATGAAAAAGCAACATTGCGACAAGAAAATGTATTTGTTAGTATTAGTTATGATGGTTGAATTAAGGTAATAAGTAGTAAAGTATTTTTACAAAATCTTGATAATCAAGATTTTGGACGTAAGCCAAATGATGTTATTATTGGTGGAGCAATGTTCAATAATTTTAATAATTTATTATTTTTTACAAATAAAGGTAATTATTTTTTAATACCAATTTTTAAATTAGAAGAAAATAAATGGAAAGATAATGGTATTCATGTTAATAAGTTATGTAAACTTGAAGGAAATGAAAAAATTATTAGTGTTGCGCAAGTTAATAGTTTTGAACAGCCAAATGTAAATATAGTAGTCGCTACTAGATATGGTTTAATTAAAAGAATGCCACTTTTAGAGTTAGCAACTACTAGATTTAATAAAACCGCCAAATATGTTAAGTTAAAAGAGAACGATAGTGTTATTAGTGTTAATAGTAGTACCGGTCATGATTTTATTGTTATTAGTACTCGCAAGGGTATGACTTTAAAATATTTAGAAACGAAAGTTCCATTATTAACTAAAACTGCAACAGGTGTTAAAGCTTTGAAAATTAATTCTGAAGAAGATGAAGTGGTAGGAATGGCTTGTGGTAATAGTAATGATATTTATGCAATGTTAACATCAGTTGGAACAATTAAACGAATGTTATTCAATACTATTGAACAAACTTCACGAACAACAAAAGGTAATAAAGTAATAAAAGTTCCTAAAAGTAAAAGTATTAGTATTATTAAAACTTTCTTATCACCAGCAACATCTTTTATTAATATATTAACGAAAAAAGAAAAATGATTAGTGATTAAAGCAAGTGACATTAATCTTAGCAAGGTAAATGAAGGAACTGGCAAAGTAGTTGCTGATGATATTATTGCTGGTGGTAATAATTTAGTGATTGATTTAAAAACTGATGTTATTGATACTGATATATCATCAATATCAGAAAATTTTTTTAATTTTGTAGAAAAGTAG
- a CDS encoding transposase, with amino-acid sequence MYHYFSTKLKNKTAWFNRQKFMKSTQLVKTQNQFVKLKARIEVDETFIKEIHKGNFKDPNDPRKQWIEENAKDLNRCIQMAIDENRNIYAQTTNTKRLNKKWVQENLTSKLIEENSIIVCDMQVLYDTVAKQTKSTIQQFKSKENKELNYKKLSNVSKIQSSLKEFITHYHGIGFTNIQNYLNLWKWKYQHYGLTPYQKSNVLYFSL; translated from the coding sequence ATGTATCATTACTTTTCTACAAAATTAAAGAATAAAACTGCCTGATTTAATCGTCAAAAATTTATGAAATCAACACAATTAGTAAAAACACAAAATCAATTTGTAAAATTAAAAGCTAGAATTGAAGTTGACGAAACTTTTATCAAAGAAATTCATAAAGGAAACTTTAAAGATCCAAATGATCCAAGAAAACAATGAATTGAAGAAAATGCTAAAGATTTAAATCGTTGTATTCAAATGGCAATTGATGAAAACCGAAATATCTATGCTCAAACAACAAATACTAAAAGATTAAATAAAAAATGAGTACAAGAAAACTTAACATCGAAACTTATCGAAGAAAATTCAATTATAGTTTGTGATATGCAAGTATTATATGATACAGTAGCTAAACAAACTAAATCCACTATCCAGCAGTTTAAATCAAAAGAAAATAAAGAATTAAATTATAAAAAATTAAGTAATGTCAGTAAAATACAATCAAGTTTAAAAGAATTTATTACTCATTACCATGGTATTGGATTTACCAATATTCAAAATTACCTCAATTTATGGAAATGAAAATATCAACACTACGGATTAACCCCTTATCAAAAATCCAATGTGTTATATTTCAGTTTGTAA